GCGGTTAAGCCTCTTTCTGGAACCGATGACCCTTCTAATGCCTTGAAAGTGAGGTATTTGTAGAGATTAGCCCGACTTGGCTTCTTTAAGTCATCGCAGGATTCACTCGCCTGAGCCAACGCTCGTTCCATGACCTGTAAACTAGCTCTTTCTAATTGAAGCACATTGGTAGACATGGACTGGGCAGACACGCGATATAAAATTTGGGGTTTGGGTATGGCGACAAAATGAAATTTAGCCGCTAACCGCAGCCACATATCCCAATCTTGAGCTGCGGGAAGTGACTCGTCAAAGTTACCAACTTCACTCAATGCCTGTCGGCGAATTAGGGGGTTGGAGCCATTTTCTAAAAAATTAACCAATAACAACTGGGCGAAAACATTGCCATTGGCGGTAATATGACAGCCGGGACGCAGGAACTGACTGGATTCATCAATACAGTTACTCCAACTATACGCCACGGCAGCTTGGGGATTTTTTGTTAATGCTTTGAGTTGAAGTTCTAGTTTATCAGGAGTCCACAGATCATCCGCATCGATAAAGGAAATATATTCACTACTAGCATGGCTTAACCCGCGATTTCGGCTCACCGCTAAGCCGCCATTGGGATAAGAAAATACCTGTAAACGAGGGTCTTGAATTTGCGACACAATTTCTAGTGAAGAATCGGTTGAGCCATCATTGATAATAATGAGTTCCAAGTCGGAAAAGGTTTGGCTTAATACCGATTGAATGGTCTCTTGAATCGTCGTTTCACTGTTGTAAAGGGGGATGATTACAGAAATCAGGGACATATTTTTTACACAAATAGCAAGAATAGCAAGTTTAGAGTCTTTTGAGGGTGGCTATAGTCTTTAATAAATTAAAGTTGGCGCTCTAAAAATAATTCTTCTGTTGTGGAAATTTTAGGATGAATTTTAAAGCCCCATTGATGTAACTTGGCTTTAACGAATTCTACTTTTTCTCGTCCGATTATCCGTTCGTGCAGTTCGATGACGAGTTTCTTGACGTTGTGGAAATGGGCATAGTTTAATAATTCATATTCTCCGCCTTCAATATCAATAATTAAGAACGTGGGATTGAGGCGTTTAATTTCTTGATTAAAAGATTTTACAGTAACCTGTATGGCTTTGGCATCGGGATGACGCTGTATCGTGGAAGACGACCAAAAGTTTTTCTCGATATAAAACTGATGGGTTCCTTCTCGCTCTCCAATCAGACAAATTTCTAGGTGGGGAGAGACTTGATTGATGGCGTAATTTTGGCGAATCGGGAGTTCTAGCTCTGGATTGGCTTCAAAGGTAAAGACTCGTTCTGAACCGATGCGTTTGGCACAGTAACTGGAGAGTAAACCAATCCCCGTCCCGATTTCCATGACAATATCATTGGGGGTAAGTTTAGCCTTGACGATTCTCAGTTCATTTTGCTCGTAGTAACCCGCATAGATATCGTTAAGGACATCATCAGAGATGTGAGAGTTCAGGCAAATTTTTATGCC
The DNA window shown above is from Coleofasciculus chthonoplastes PCC 7420 and carries:
- a CDS encoding glycosyltransferase; the protein is MSLISVIIPLYNSETTIQETIQSVLSQTFSDLELIIINDGSTDSSLEIVSQIQDPRLQVFSYPNGGLAVSRNRGLSHASSEYISFIDADDLWTPDKLELQLKALTKNPQAAVAYSWSNCIDESSQFLRPGCHITANGNVFAQLLLVNFLENGSNPLIRRQALSEVGNFDESLPAAQDWDMWLRLAAKFHFVAIPKPQILYRVSAQSMSTNVLQLERASLQVMERALAQASESCDDLKKPSRANLYKYLTFKALEGSSVPERGLTAARFLWQSLINDPTLLKTRVIWKVLLKIVLVTFLPQQQLAAMKQLSDIRALLVHIKTPLPSDLMSSGSEVG
- a CDS encoding FkbM family methyltransferase, whose product is MLNLHQSSANLLTRLQRRIKLEYNQGLKPKLLLKYRQFKKPKVLEYEGIKICLNSHISDDVLNDIYAGYYEQNELRIVKAKLTPNDIVMEIGTGIGLLSSYCAKRIGSERVFTFEANPELELPIRQNYAINQVSPHLEICLIGEREGTHQFYIEKNFWSSSTIQRHPDAKAIQVTVKSFNQEIKRLNPTFLIIDIEGGEYELLNYAHFHNVKKLVIELHERIIGREKVEFVKAKLHQWGFKIHPKISTTEELFLERQL